A genome region from Carboxydocella sporoproducens DSM 16521 includes the following:
- a CDS encoding methyl-accepting chemotaxis protein, with translation MSYWTIKRKLLVTFFSLLAVAIILSISSFINMRKMHEIYGEIIRQDMPAALTVAELRGDELNLRGLVRAYMLYGNEDYASQFTEMQKEWDVTAGRLEKALVSQAEIQKLEQLRAEHKAYVTICQEIISAFRNGNKQKGMELAQKSLLYAKAYDQISSELIGLIEQEVKRAVDSAQQTSIQANLINIFITLVGLVLGLLTAWRMANKLSRPVVELAATTELVAQGDLAVKIPEVQTEDEIKILSGSFTTMVENLRRLLGNLQDSAQQVAATAQQLNAAAEAGVSVSTQVARSITELAAANNQQCATAGNAAVMMEQLNNAIDQIARGAQEQALNVTQMAEMINQMVKGVEEASQNTAQVAQVATRTTEVAEAGGRAVEETIRGMHRIRNVVLESAEKIRELGHYSEQIGQIIQVIDEIAEQTNLLALNAAIEAARAGEHGKGFAVVADEVRKLAERSSKATKEIANLVNTIQRGTAQAVTAMESGTEEVENGVQLADAAEKALREIITMIEQANEQMQNLSAVIEQISAGTGEVLKAVDSVAAITEENSAAAEEMAASSEQVRDAIGQVLGSCEISSSNSEEISASTEELNATSEQISNAAQNLAQLASQLQSLTTKFKL, from the coding sequence GTGAGTTACTGGACAATCAAAAGAAAATTGCTTGTCACATTCTTTAGCTTATTAGCGGTAGCGATCATACTCAGTATAAGCAGCTTTATCAATATGCGTAAAATGCATGAGATCTATGGTGAAATAATTAGACAGGATATGCCAGCTGCGCTAACTGTCGCGGAACTTCGGGGGGATGAATTAAATTTGCGCGGACTGGTCAGAGCCTACATGCTCTATGGGAACGAGGATTATGCCAGTCAGTTTACGGAGATGCAAAAGGAATGGGATGTAACAGCTGGCAGATTGGAAAAAGCGCTTGTTTCTCAAGCGGAAATTCAGAAACTCGAGCAGTTGAGAGCTGAACATAAAGCCTATGTGACGATCTGTCAGGAAATCATCAGTGCTTTTCGCAATGGCAATAAACAGAAGGGTATGGAACTGGCCCAAAAGTCTTTACTCTACGCCAAAGCCTATGATCAGATTAGCAGTGAATTGATTGGGCTGATTGAGCAAGAAGTGAAGAGGGCAGTGGACTCAGCTCAGCAAACTTCAATTCAGGCCAATCTTATCAATATTTTTATTACCCTGGTCGGTCTGGTCCTGGGTCTGCTGACTGCCTGGCGCATGGCTAATAAACTCTCCCGGCCTGTGGTTGAACTGGCTGCCACTACCGAGCTGGTAGCTCAAGGGGACCTGGCAGTTAAAATTCCGGAAGTGCAAACTGAAGATGAAATCAAGATTCTGTCCGGCAGTTTCACCACAATGGTAGAAAACCTGCGGCGATTGCTGGGCAATTTGCAGGACTCAGCCCAGCAGGTAGCAGCAACTGCCCAGCAACTGAATGCAGCAGCAGAAGCGGGAGTGTCGGTTTCCACCCAGGTTGCCCGCTCCATAACGGAGCTGGCAGCAGCTAACAATCAGCAGTGTGCTACTGCCGGAAACGCAGCGGTAATGATGGAACAGCTGAACAATGCTATCGACCAGATTGCCCGGGGGGCTCAGGAACAGGCACTGAACGTTACGCAAATGGCGGAAATGATTAATCAGATGGTCAAGGGGGTAGAAGAGGCCAGTCAGAACACGGCCCAGGTGGCCCAGGTAGCTACCCGCACGACCGAAGTGGCAGAAGCCGGGGGAAGGGCGGTAGAAGAAACCATCCGGGGGATGCACCGGATTCGCAATGTGGTGCTGGAATCGGCAGAAAAAATCCGGGAGCTGGGGCATTACTCCGAGCAAATCGGCCAGATTATCCAGGTGATCGACGAGATTGCTGAACAGACCAACTTGCTGGCATTAAATGCAGCCATTGAGGCAGCGCGGGCCGGGGAACACGGCAAAGGCTTTGCTGTGGTGGCAGATGAGGTGCGGAAGCTGGCGGAACGCTCCAGCAAAGCTACCAAGGAAATCGCCAATCTGGTCAATACTATTCAGAGGGGCACTGCCCAGGCTGTAACAGCCATGGAAAGTGGAACCGAAGAGGTGGAAAATGGCGTGCAGCTGGCTGATGCCGCTGAGAAAGCCCTCAGGGAAATTATCACCATGATTGAGCAGGCCAATGAACAAATGCAAAATCTGTCTGCCGTAATTGAACAGATTTCGGCCGGGACAGGGGAAGTGTTGAAAGCGGTAGACAGCGTGGCCGCAATTACCGAAGAAAACAGTGCCGCTGCTGAGGAAATGGCGGCTTCCAGTGAACAGGTGCGGGATGCCATCGGTCAGGTGCTGGGCAGCTGTGAAATCAGCTCCAGCAATAGTGAAGAAATCAGCGCTTCTACAGAAGAGCTGAATGCTACTTCCGAACAGATCAGCAATGCAGCTCAAAATCTAGCTCAACTGGCCAGTCAGTTACAGAGCTTAACGACCAAATTTAAATTATAG
- a CDS encoding bifunctional 5,10-methylenetetrahydrofolate dehydrogenase/5,10-methenyltetrahydrofolate cyclohydrolase, with the protein MAANLIDGKAIAATIREEVAAEVSKLKEEGISPKLAVVLVGDDPASVVYANSKKNAGTKLGFEFELFHLPGSTQEEEVIALIEKLNGDETVHGIMVELPLPKHISKERVMKTVSPLKDVDGVHPINRGYILSGEEGLFPATPESCIEVIKRSGLPIAGKHAVIVGRGETVGKPLVFMILKENATVTVCHSRTPDLAYHTRQADILIAAVGKAKMIKADMIKPGAVVVDAGINEIDGGICGDVDFEAAKEVAGWITPVPGGVGSLTTALIYRNVLKGIRLQRQQQ; encoded by the coding sequence GTGGCTGCCAATTTAATCGATGGCAAAGCCATTGCCGCTACCATCAGGGAGGAAGTGGCGGCGGAGGTCAGCAAATTGAAAGAAGAAGGGATTAGCCCCAAGCTGGCGGTAGTGCTGGTGGGAGATGATCCGGCATCAGTGGTCTATGCCAACTCCAAGAAAAATGCCGGGACCAAACTGGGATTTGAATTTGAACTTTTCCATCTGCCCGGCTCCACCCAGGAAGAAGAGGTTATCGCGCTGATTGAAAAACTCAACGGGGATGAAACGGTCCACGGTATCATGGTGGAACTGCCCTTGCCCAAACACATCAGCAAGGAGCGGGTGATGAAAACCGTTTCTCCTTTAAAGGATGTAGATGGGGTACATCCCATCAACCGGGGCTACATACTGAGCGGGGAGGAGGGCCTCTTTCCTGCCACTCCGGAAAGCTGTATTGAGGTGATTAAGCGCTCTGGCCTGCCGATTGCCGGTAAACATGCGGTAATCGTGGGTCGGGGTGAAACAGTGGGTAAACCCCTGGTGTTCATGATTCTGAAGGAAAATGCTACGGTTACTGTATGCCATAGCCGTACCCCTGATCTGGCCTATCACACCCGCCAGGCGGACATTCTCATCGCCGCTGTGGGTAAGGCCAAAATGATCAAGGCTGATATGATCAAGCCAGGAGCAGTGGTAGTAGATGCCGGGATCAATGAAATCGATGGTGGCATCTGCGGGGATGTGGACTTTGAAGCAGCAAAAGAAGTAGCTGGCTGGATTACACCCGTACCCGGTGGCGTGGGTAGCCTTACCACAGCTCTGATTTACCGGAATGTGCTGAAAGGCATTCGCCTGCAGCGCCAGCAACAATAA
- a CDS encoding cyclodeaminase/cyclohydrolase family protein, with amino-acid sequence MSHVFDLSVREFLKVAASDSPTPGGGSVSALVGSLAASMVSMVANLTVGKEKYKDVEPEVKEILQEIQAVMARLEQLTAQDIKEFGNFMEVLKMPKNTEEEKALRAAKMQEALKSATDTPLEIARVCLKALELADRLSGIGNKGAISDVGVGAYVAEAALNAVLLSVDINLPMIKDEAYVAQAKAERDQLVARARELKEKAVAVVQSRLA; translated from the coding sequence ATGAGTCACGTTTTTGACCTTTCTGTGCGCGAATTTTTGAAAGTAGCTGCTTCTGACAGCCCAACCCCAGGGGGTGGCAGTGTCTCAGCCCTGGTAGGCAGTCTGGCAGCATCCATGGTTTCAATGGTGGCCAATTTGACGGTAGGCAAGGAAAAATACAAGGATGTAGAGCCGGAAGTTAAAGAAATTCTGCAGGAAATTCAAGCAGTAATGGCTCGCCTGGAACAACTGACTGCTCAGGATATTAAGGAATTCGGCAACTTCATGGAAGTATTGAAAATGCCCAAAAACACTGAAGAAGAAAAAGCCCTGCGGGCAGCCAAAATGCAGGAAGCTCTCAAAAGCGCTACTGACACGCCGCTGGAAATCGCCCGGGTTTGCTTAAAGGCCCTGGAGCTGGCCGACCGTTTGAGTGGAATTGGCAACAAGGGAGCTATCAGCGATGTGGGAGTAGGGGCTTATGTGGCGGAAGCGGCTTTAAATGCTGTTTTACTCAGCGTGGACATCAATTTGCCCATGATCAAGGATGAGGCCTATGTTGCCCAGGCCAAAGCCGAACGGGATCAGCTGGTGGCCCGGGCCCGGGAACTGAAGGAAAAAGCGGTGGCAGTGGTACAGAGCCGTCTGGCCTAG
- a CDS encoding 4Fe-4S binding protein has protein sequence MSLATLFSPWASFYRPPLFALLPVDDPGLGELYHHLPYHLQPVDLLASARTILIYFLPFPPEVIAANRQQPDTAPLWAEYYVRTNQVIGQFNQAIAHWLEQAGYHAAWQPATHNFDEKTLTAPWSHKSLAVAAGLAVFGRHQQAITAAGCAGRFGSLVTDAPPDWLSTQLPPAPPPEPCLDCGYCWRVCPVGALTATGLDKQKCYSRLLEVAARFTHLGLCDVCGKCSVGPCAAWEKE, from the coding sequence ATGAGTTTAGCTACCCTCTTTTCTCCCTGGGCCAGTTTCTACCGACCTCCTCTTTTCGCCCTCCTGCCCGTTGACGATCCCGGGCTAGGAGAGCTTTATCATCATCTACCCTATCACCTTCAACCCGTAGATTTGCTGGCTTCAGCCCGGACTATTCTCATTTATTTTCTACCTTTCCCGCCAGAAGTGATTGCTGCCAATCGCCAGCAACCTGATACCGCTCCCCTCTGGGCAGAATATTATGTTCGGACCAATCAGGTAATCGGCCAATTTAACCAGGCCATTGCTCACTGGCTGGAACAGGCAGGTTATCATGCTGCCTGGCAACCGGCTACCCATAATTTTGATGAAAAGACCTTGACTGCTCCCTGGTCCCACAAAAGCCTGGCAGTTGCCGCCGGTCTGGCTGTCTTTGGCCGCCACCAGCAGGCCATCACGGCAGCTGGCTGTGCCGGGCGCTTTGGCAGTCTGGTGACTGATGCCCCTCCCGACTGGCTGTCAACCCAGCTGCCCCCGGCACCGCCACCAGAGCCCTGTCTTGATTGTGGCTATTGCTGGCGGGTCTGTCCAGTCGGTGCCTTGACCGCAACGGGGCTGGACAAGCAAAAATGCTATAGTCGTCTACTGGAGGTAGCAGCCCGGTTCACTCACCTTGGCCTCTGTGATGTCTGTGGCAAATGTTCCGTTGGCCCCTGTGCCGCCTGGGAAAAGGAATAA
- a CDS encoding type II toxin-antitoxin system PemK/MazF family toxin has translation MNGLEIKRGDIVLARYFFNDRERTGPVLVIQNNWGNRVSPLVIVAPIVPCKPGDCLDDPLQVPLGAENAAETGLKNSSVLLNVILTIERKRLLEIIGRLPGRLVPKIEAGLKFSLGLEQGGN, from the coding sequence ATGAATGGACTGGAGATCAAAAGAGGAGATATCGTGCTGGCCCGGTATTTTTTTAACGACCGGGAGCGGACAGGGCCGGTACTGGTGATTCAGAATAACTGGGGCAACCGGGTCAGCCCGCTGGTAATTGTGGCTCCCATTGTACCCTGTAAACCGGGGGATTGTCTGGATGATCCCCTGCAAGTACCACTGGGGGCAGAGAATGCGGCAGAAACGGGTTTGAAAAACAGTTCGGTCTTGCTTAACGTTATTCTCACCATCGAACGCAAGCGTTTACTGGAGATAATCGGGAGACTGCCCGGGCGGCTGGTGCCCAAAATCGAGGCAGGTCTGAAATTTTCCCTGGGCCTGGAGCAAGGAGGAAACTGA
- a CDS encoding NAD(+)/NADH kinase, with translation MKNKTVGLIINQQKMGAVETGNYLRTRLKELGWQIDQEEADFVLVLGGDGTLLQAARDLAPRGIPVLGINFGQLGFLTEIEVHDLDWALERLAAAAYRIEERMMLEARVQRQGRLLETAIALNDVVVTKGAFARLLPLDIFVNREHVSTIPADGIIVASPTGSTAYSLSAGGAIVPPHLEVLLITPICPHSLTSRPMVVGPEAEVMIRVGHYEGQAMLTVDGQHGVVLEPDDLICVQRAGVRARFIKLTDRTFFQVLRQKLKAGDRCNV, from the coding sequence ATGAAAAACAAAACCGTTGGTTTAATTATTAACCAACAAAAAATGGGAGCAGTGGAAACAGGAAACTATCTCCGCACTCGTCTCAAGGAGCTGGGCTGGCAAATCGACCAGGAGGAGGCCGATTTTGTCCTGGTGTTAGGAGGGGATGGTACCCTCCTGCAGGCCGCAAGGGACCTGGCACCCCGGGGTATCCCTGTTCTTGGTATCAATTTCGGCCAGCTCGGTTTTTTAACGGAAATCGAGGTACATGACCTGGACTGGGCCCTGGAGCGGCTGGCAGCGGCTGCCTACCGGATCGAGGAAAGGATGATGCTGGAGGCCCGGGTACAGCGACAGGGAAGGCTGCTGGAAACCGCTATTGCCTTAAATGACGTGGTAGTGACCAAGGGGGCTTTTGCCCGCCTGCTGCCACTGGATATTTTCGTCAACCGGGAACATGTCTCCACCATACCCGCTGATGGGATTATCGTGGCTTCTCCTACTGGTTCTACTGCCTATTCCCTGTCCGCAGGCGGGGCCATTGTCCCACCCCATCTGGAAGTGCTGCTGATTACCCCGATCTGTCCTCATTCTCTTACTTCCCGGCCCATGGTAGTGGGGCCTGAAGCCGAAGTCATGATCAGAGTGGGTCATTATGAGGGACAGGCTATGTTGACCGTGGATGGACAGCATGGAGTAGTGCTGGAACCGGATGATTTGATCTGTGTGCAACGGGCTGGGGTAAGAGCGCGGTTTATCAAGTTAACGGACCGCACTTTCTTCCAGGTCTTGCGCCAGAAACTGAAAGCGGGTGACCGGTGCAATGTCTAG
- a CDS encoding class I SAM-dependent methyltransferase → MSSPLAGAVALSHFWLAQVVRPGDRAVDATCGNGHDTQYLAELVGENGKVWAFDVQETAISNTKERLEAAGLAARVELILDGHQHLKRYVSEPVKAVVFNLGYLPGSDKRVITLAETTLNALQQAVELLLPGGIIAIAIYTGHAGGEEEAREVESWAAALPRCYNVWSQRLLNRSQTAPYLLLVEKGG, encoded by the coding sequence ATGTCTAGTCCATTGGCAGGAGCGGTGGCTCTCAGCCACTTCTGGTTGGCTCAGGTAGTACGGCCAGGCGACCGGGCGGTGGACGCGACCTGTGGCAATGGCCATGATACGCAGTATCTGGCTGAACTGGTGGGGGAAAACGGCAAGGTCTGGGCCTTTGATGTTCAGGAGACAGCTATTAGCAATACCAAAGAGCGGCTAGAGGCAGCCGGACTGGCTGCCCGGGTAGAACTGATTCTGGATGGGCACCAGCATCTTAAGCGGTATGTTTCAGAGCCGGTCAAGGCAGTGGTTTTTAATCTGGGTTATTTGCCAGGCAGTGACAAAAGGGTGATTACCCTGGCCGAGACCACCCTTAACGCCCTGCAACAGGCAGTGGAACTGCTTTTACCGGGAGGAATAATTGCCATTGCTATCTATACAGGTCACGCTGGCGGTGAGGAGGAAGCCCGGGAGGTGGAGAGCTGGGCAGCGGCTTTACCCAGATGTTATAATGTTTGGTCACAGCGGCTGTTGAACCGCTCTCAGACAGCGCCCTATTTATTACTGGTGGAAAAAGGAGGATAA
- the argR gene encoding arginine repressor, with protein sequence MKAMRQRLILDIIEEKVIETQEELAEELRARGIEVTQATVSRDIKELRLVKIPTGDGTYRYGLPRDSVIEHSEERMRRIFLDSVAHIDHCDNLIVIKTLPGTAQAVASTIDGAQWEEIMGTVAGDDTILVIVKPKEATEQVVTRFKEMMLG encoded by the coding sequence ATGAAGGCAATGCGCCAGCGCCTGATTTTAGATATCATTGAGGAGAAAGTTATTGAAACCCAGGAGGAACTAGCGGAGGAATTGCGGGCCCGTGGCATTGAAGTAACTCAGGCCACTGTGTCCCGGGATATCAAGGAATTGCGCCTGGTCAAGATCCCCACCGGAGATGGGACCTATCGCTATGGTTTGCCCCGGGATTCGGTAATTGAGCACAGTGAAGAGCGAATGCGCCGTATTTTTCTTGATTCCGTAGCTCATATAGACCACTGTGATAACCTGATTGTCATCAAAACCTTGCCGGGAACCGCCCAGGCGGTGGCCTCCACCATTGATGGGGCTCAGTGGGAGGAAATCATGGGGACGGTAGCCGGTGATGATACTATTCTGGTTATTGTTAAACCCAAAGAGGCAACTGAACAGGTGGTAACCCGTTTTAAAGAGATGATGCTGGGATAG
- the recN gene encoding DNA repair protein RecN has translation MLLTLCIENFALIERLELELAEGFTVFTGETGAGKSIIMDALALLTGARGATEFIRHGAQETRVSGVFLPADREGWVVKLQQQGIEPEEDGTIFLERVLNLNGRSQCRINGRLLPLNQYRELIGGLAEIHAQHQQQFLLRPERHLELLDRYAGRDHCQQVRQLAQLARRYRQLLATKEELQASGRQRWREIDLLRYQLQEIDKAQLQPGEEEELLERVQLLGQAERLAQSCGRAYELLAAGSGRQPAALDLLAQVMEEVKQLARLHQGATPLATEVEECYYRLEELARELSRYQEKIEFDPEGLELAQERLDLIKQLCKKYGSTVTDVLAYREQIKLELNKLEQAEENLEEIQLQLEQLEQEGKELAEVVNGQRRQAAILLARAIENQLADLAMAGSRFSVQLSPTEHWSQNGGSDAEFFLSPNPGEPLKPLAKIASGGELSRILLALRTVLLTEEPGITLVFDEVDAGLSGAAARKVGEKLAQLGQQYQVLSITHSPAVAGLADQHFYIYKEVVGERTFTRVKTLAAEERLTELARMVGGEHTGELLKAQG, from the coding sequence ATGCTCCTCACCTTGTGTATCGAAAATTTTGCCCTGATTGAGAGGCTGGAACTGGAGCTGGCAGAAGGCTTCACTGTTTTTACCGGGGAGACCGGGGCTGGTAAGTCCATTATCATGGATGCCCTTGCCCTTTTGACCGGGGCTAGAGGGGCTACTGAATTTATCCGCCATGGGGCCCAGGAAACCAGAGTAAGCGGGGTTTTTTTGCCAGCTGACCGGGAAGGCTGGGTGGTAAAACTGCAGCAACAGGGGATTGAACCGGAGGAAGACGGCACTATTTTTCTGGAGAGGGTATTGAACCTGAATGGCCGCAGCCAGTGCCGCATTAATGGCCGTTTATTGCCTTTGAACCAGTATCGGGAGCTGATAGGTGGCCTGGCCGAGATTCATGCTCAGCACCAGCAGCAGTTTTTGCTCAGACCGGAACGGCACTTAGAACTGCTGGACCGTTATGCCGGGCGGGACCATTGCCAGCAGGTCAGGCAGCTTGCCCAATTGGCCCGGCGTTATCGCCAGCTGCTGGCAACAAAGGAGGAACTGCAGGCCAGCGGCCGGCAGCGCTGGCGGGAAATAGATTTACTCCGTTACCAGCTGCAGGAAATCGATAAGGCCCAGTTACAACCCGGGGAAGAGGAAGAACTGCTGGAAAGGGTACAATTACTGGGTCAGGCGGAGAGGTTGGCCCAGTCCTGTGGCAGGGCCTATGAACTGCTGGCGGCAGGAAGTGGCCGTCAGCCGGCTGCTTTGGACCTGCTGGCCCAGGTGATGGAGGAAGTGAAACAGCTGGCTCGCCTGCATCAGGGAGCAACTCCGCTGGCTACTGAGGTGGAGGAGTGCTATTATCGCCTGGAAGAGCTGGCCCGGGAGCTGAGCCGTTATCAGGAAAAAATCGAGTTTGACCCGGAAGGGCTGGAACTGGCTCAGGAGCGACTGGATTTGATTAAACAGCTCTGTAAGAAATATGGCAGTACGGTGACGGATGTGCTGGCTTACCGGGAACAGATCAAACTGGAGCTGAACAAACTGGAACAGGCGGAAGAGAATCTGGAGGAAATCCAGCTACAACTGGAACAGCTGGAACAAGAGGGGAAAGAGCTGGCAGAGGTGGTCAATGGGCAAAGAAGACAGGCCGCTATTCTCCTGGCCAGAGCGATTGAAAATCAATTAGCGGATCTGGCCATGGCCGGTTCCCGTTTCTCTGTCCAGCTGTCTCCAACGGAACACTGGAGCCAGAACGGTGGCAGCGATGCGGAATTTTTCCTCAGCCCCAACCCGGGAGAACCTCTGAAGCCCCTGGCCAAAATCGCTTCTGGTGGGGAATTATCCCGGATTTTACTGGCTTTACGCACTGTTTTGCTAACTGAGGAACCGGGAATCACCCTGGTTTTTGATGAAGTGGATGCTGGCTTGAGCGGGGCAGCAGCCCGCAAGGTAGGAGAAAAGCTGGCCCAGCTGGGCCAGCAGTATCAGGTCCTGAGCATCACCCACTCTCCGGCGGTAGCAGGTCTGGCTGATCAACATTTCTACATTTATAAAGAAGTAGTTGGGGAAAGAACTTTTACCCGGGTCAAAACTCTGGCAGCGGAGGAAAGGCTGACAGAACTGGCCCGCATGGTAGGTGGCGAACATACGGGAGAACTTCTGAAAGCGCAGGGCTAA
- the sleB gene encoding spore cortex-lytic enzyme has protein sequence MERKTLLGMLMIFLLLLGWGWHWAEQSLPAISRTLFWGSSGADVRSVQAKLKAWGYYTGPIDGIYGSSTWTAVRKFQRANGLTPDGVVGPATLKAMGLWTSPARAVRTTTTISRGLMRRNDLTLLARLVQAEAGGEPYEGQVAVAAVVLNRVASPLFPNTIADVIFQPLAFESVSNGLINRPPSATALQAARDALNGYDPTQGALFFWNPSKPVSSWIWSRPIIRRIGDHVFAR, from the coding sequence ATGGAACGCAAAACCCTGCTAGGGATGCTGATGATCTTCCTCTTACTTCTGGGCTGGGGCTGGCACTGGGCAGAACAAAGTTTGCCAGCCATCTCCCGCACTCTGTTCTGGGGGAGCTCCGGGGCAGATGTAAGGTCTGTTCAAGCCAAACTCAAGGCCTGGGGGTATTACACGGGGCCAATTGACGGGATCTACGGGTCATCGACCTGGACGGCGGTGAGAAAATTCCAGCGGGCTAATGGATTGACTCCTGATGGAGTAGTCGGGCCTGCCACTCTGAAAGCTATGGGCCTCTGGACTTCTCCAGCCAGGGCAGTGCGGACCACCACAACAATCAGCCGGGGGCTGATGCGGCGCAATGACCTGACTTTACTGGCTCGCCTGGTACAGGCTGAAGCTGGTGGGGAACCCTATGAAGGACAGGTAGCTGTAGCGGCAGTGGTTTTAAACCGGGTGGCCAGCCCCCTGTTTCCCAACACTATAGCTGATGTGATTTTTCAGCCTCTGGCCTTTGAGAGTGTGTCCAATGGACTGATTAATAGGCCGCCTTCAGCTACAGCCCTGCAGGCAGCCCGGGATGCCTTGAATGGCTATGATCCTACCCAGGGAGCTCTCTTCTTCTGGAATCCCAGTAAACCGGTAAGCAGCTGGATCTGGTCCCGTCCGATTATTCGCCGGATTGGAGACCATGTGTTTGCGCGCTGA
- the ypeB gene encoding germination protein YpeB: MRGQRIAIFLLSLGLLGVGWWGWQQKMMKEDLEKLLSNHYQRSFYNLADHVGNAEMLLGKSLVAMDPKANAAILADLWYEAITAQENLGQLPLSNSTTVKTAKFLNQLGDYAYFLNKRNAEGKLPGKKEREQLQKLYRQAQKLNAELQVAVQDVQDGRVYLAEVRRESGSTLGRQARKPQPLDMKPVAKAMQDTPALIYDGPFSEHLERALPRGLSGENITLARAMDIARSFIDGQGKVWEVRTKGDVRGKIPAFSLELVPAGKTSEERIIMDISKKGGKVIWMLHRRKLAEPVLSAEEAEKRAVAFARLRGYDNLAPTYVLREDGIATVALVAVQDGVLLYPDLVKIKVALDNGQILGFEATGYLMSHIQRQLPPVLVKPEAIKKKLPPELKVEHIKLALIPTPSRNEILCWEVKGKLAGELYYEYFNVKNGSVEKVLKVIETQFGSLTM; the protein is encoded by the coding sequence ATGCGTGGACAGAGAATAGCGATTTTTTTGCTCAGTTTGGGCTTACTAGGAGTAGGCTGGTGGGGCTGGCAGCAAAAAATGATGAAAGAGGATCTGGAAAAACTGTTAAGTAATCACTATCAGCGTTCCTTTTATAATTTAGCCGACCATGTAGGCAATGCCGAGATGCTACTGGGCAAAAGCCTGGTGGCAATGGATCCTAAGGCCAATGCGGCTATACTGGCTGACCTCTGGTATGAGGCGATCACTGCCCAGGAAAATCTGGGTCAGCTGCCATTGAGCAATTCCACCACAGTTAAAACAGCCAAATTTCTAAACCAGCTAGGGGATTATGCCTATTTTCTCAATAAACGCAATGCTGAAGGCAAGTTACCGGGGAAGAAGGAAAGAGAGCAGCTGCAAAAACTCTATCGCCAGGCCCAGAAGCTGAATGCCGAATTGCAGGTGGCAGTCCAGGATGTGCAGGATGGGCGGGTTTATCTGGCCGAGGTGCGCCGGGAAAGCGGCAGTACCCTGGGGCGTCAGGCCCGTAAACCGCAGCCGCTGGATATGAAGCCAGTTGCCAAGGCAATGCAGGATACACCTGCATTAATCTACGATGGGCCTTTTTCCGAACATTTAGAACGGGCCTTGCCGCGGGGCTTAAGCGGGGAAAATATCACCCTGGCCCGCGCTATGGATATTGCTCGCAGTTTTATTGATGGTCAGGGCAAGGTCTGGGAAGTGCGGACTAAAGGGGATGTCAGGGGGAAAATCCCCGCCTTCAGTCTAGAACTGGTGCCGGCCGGGAAAACCTCAGAAGAACGGATAATTATGGACATTAGCAAAAAAGGCGGTAAAGTTATCTGGATGCTACACCGGCGCAAATTGGCTGAACCCGTACTCTCGGCTGAGGAGGCGGAAAAACGGGCAGTAGCTTTTGCCCGCTTGCGGGGTTATGATAACCTGGCACCCACTTATGTTTTACGGGAAGACGGAATTGCCACGGTGGCCCTGGTGGCGGTTCAGGACGGGGTGTTGCTTTATCCTGATCTGGTAAAGATCAAGGTAGCCCTGGACAATGGACAAATCCTCGGCTTTGAGGCTACTGGTTATCTGATGTCCCATATTCAGCGCCAGTTGCCCCCTGTCCTGGTTAAACCGGAAGCTATCAAGAAAAAACTGCCTCCGGAGCTGAAAGTGGAACATATTAAGCTGGCTTTGATTCCCACTCCCAGTCGCAATGAAATTCTCTGCTGGGAAGTGAAAGGCAAACTGGCAGGCGAATTGTATTATGAATATTTTAATGTAAAAAATGGTAGTGTCGAAAAGGTTTTAAAGGTGATTGAGACACAATTTGGTTCACTGACCATGTAA